One region of Niallia sp. Man26 genomic DNA includes:
- a CDS encoding DinB family protein, translating to MYRKTEDFIADWTASAHGTVQVLESLTDEKLGQAIVEGHSTLGWLGWHLATSPAFFAGVAGIKVRPATDKKAENITAAEIVQAYKTIAADIAEAAKSLTDETLSETVDQFGKPMTKGSVLGLLIQHQVHHRGQMTVLLRQAGLPVPGVLGPTKEMQAKG from the coding sequence ATGTACAGAAAAACAGAAGATTTTATTGCAGACTGGACTGCTTCTGCTCACGGAACAGTACAAGTATTAGAGTCACTTACAGATGAGAAGCTAGGTCAGGCAATAGTTGAGGGTCACAGCACACTTGGCTGGCTTGGCTGGCATTTAGCTACAAGTCCTGCTTTTTTTGCAGGAGTTGCCGGTATTAAGGTAAGACCTGCTACAGATAAAAAAGCAGAAAATATCACTGCAGCTGAAATAGTACAAGCTTACAAAACGATTGCAGCTGATATCGCTGAAGCTGCAAAGTCTTTAACAGATGAAACACTTAGCGAAACAGTCGACCAGTTTGGAAAACCGATGACAAAAGGTTCTGTTCTTGGATTGCTGATTCAACATCAAGTTCATCACAGAGGACAAATGACGGTTCTGCTTCGTCAAGCTGGCCTGCCTGTTCCAGGTGTACTTGGACCAACAAAGGAAATGCAGGCAAAAGGCTAA